Genomic window (Arachis hypogaea cultivar Tifrunner chromosome 13, arahy.Tifrunner.gnm2.J5K5, whole genome shotgun sequence):
ATTCTTTCTGATTTCGCCATCTTGTTTATTCACTCAAACTAGTTATGTTTCCTTCTTTTACCACGGGTTCTGGCAGTTGCGAAAAAACAAAACGTGATAATGCACTTATGGGTGTAGACATAGTTTATTTTCTGGCtcccaaattcaaaattcaaaaacgaaTACAAAATCGTCAGCCTCAGTTGAATATCACGCTGAAAAGAAATACATGGGCGTTATCGATTCAAGTCTTGTTTCCTATGGTTGATGAGCACTTAGTGGAGCTTAACTTGTTGAACTCAGCCGCAGCAACACGACAGCGTCGATATCCATCTCCCTGCAAGCTAACTAAATTCGTTGTTGGGGACTTCATCTTCATCAATTCTTCACCCTCCATGGATGCAGCCGGGATGcgtttatcattttttttgttcttctctttCACAAAGGAAAAAAGTTGACTACCTACTTAGGATACCCAATTTTTTGTTATGCCAAAGCCCCACCTCTAGAGCTCCAGCATAGATGAACCCTATTTCATTGGTTAACCATAACTATGTTAAATATGACTCATGTCATGTAAGCCCACTTCTTTTCCCTATTCAACATGCAGATGGACCCAGTTTATAACGCGAGCTCGGGCTCACTCCATATGACATCAATGTGTTGGGCTGGGCTGAATGTTGCTTTTATATTGCAGTTTAACTTAGGGcagataaaatcaaacaaaataaaataaaataattatgggcATATCATATTGGTACCAAATCTATCTCGACCTGTGAAATAATCAGAGACAATACTTAGATAATTAGGCACGACACTTATGTTGAGGTGCAAGTCACTCAATAACTACAATTAATATTCACTGAGTAGACGCAGCGAAGAAATAAGTCAAACATTCTAGAGAAAGTAATTGTTTATTTAACAATCGAACCAATAATACCTCATAGAAAGGGCAGGGTACACATTAAGAGCAACGCACATTAATTTCTCCATTCATAATGCTTTTGCGAGAGAGACCACCATCTCCATCAGCTGTGGCATGTATCacaaaaggaagaaaaatcagaaaagaacCACAAAGTTTTACACAACTATCATTTGCGGTGTCAGAAATAGAACAAATAAGGCATACCTTGCTTGTCTTGGCCTCCTCTATTTCAAGTCCGCCGAAAGTGCCCTCCCTTAAAGCATTACCGTCTGAACCGGGAGCAACGTTGTCCAATCTAGACATATTCATTGTCCCTAAGTTGAAATCGTGCACCTCATGAAGATGACTTATAGGACTTGGATGTCCCTTCTCATCGTTTGACCTAGTAACATCAAATTCAGTAATCTGCATTAAATAACAACATTCCTTTTCAGAACAACCCATCGATCTCTAGAAATCTATTAACTACCCTAAACCTTCCACACATACAATAAGCATTGTGTAAGTAGTAACCATAACAAACACAAATCTCATTAATCTTAGTTTAACCTTTGTGGTCAGCCCATCGGTACTTGTGGCACCAATGTGAGCATCGCCAGCATCCATCCCCATGGTTCGGGCCCTTTTTGCCTTATTTCTCATGTTGCGGATAAGACATGTTCATTTGGTATGACCCGGCACCTTACATGCCACACACTTCCTCCATAACGCTTTTTGTCTTGGCACCCTAGGTGCACCCTTAGTTCGCACAACATTAGGATCACGCAGTTTTGTAGCTGTTACATCAACCTTGCCACTTGCCTTTTTGGAAAACATATATTCCAGTTTGGCACGTAGCTCCTGTATCTCCTTCATCGCCTCCGTAAATAGATCGAATTGTTGTGCCCCAAGAAAGAATAACCAATGAGACGCGGAATGCAGTGCCCCGTGGCAAACCAAAAATTCTCGATCACCATCGTCATATTTTTTCTCCACATACTCCCCATCATGTTTTGCATCTTTCGTCCATCGCTTCAACACCAACCACTTCGGGACCTCCATCACATGCTCATGCTTCATGACAAAGAACATATGCTTATATGGGTACCTGCGCATGTCCTAGAAGTAACAGTCACACTGCAACCTTCCCATATTCTTGTCACATAAGATCACAATATGCCGGCCTGGGTGCCCGTATTCTTCTACTGTGTACACTTTGGTGGTAAGTAACCGCCGAACCCCCCCCCCCAATAAAGTTAACAGATGCAACGGCTTCGATTTCCTTCTTCACATCGTTGAAAATAGTTTGGGTATATACTCTAGCAGCAAACCCTTCGAGGGAGTCCAACGTTGTCATCGAGACCGGGTCACCATAGATGGACCTGAACTGAGATAGTAGCTCGTTATTTCTAAACTCCCGAAGAAGAAGCTCAAGGTTTTGGACAAGTTCAAGCATTGTGTGTTTAGATTGAAGAAACTTCTTCACAACGCTGTTAATGTCCTCACACCGCAATGTTGTCCGGAACCCAGCACAAAACTTATCACCCAAGTATGTGTTGGCTCACATATCCCTATTCCCATACACCTGGTTCCCCTACAAGGTACCATTCAATCCATACTCAGCCGCTGCTTCGGCCCACACGGTCTCAAAGTCATCGACCACCATGTCTGCATACAGTCACCTGTTGAATAGATGGCGTAAAGCCACATCCTTGACGTTAGATGTAACATTCTTCTCAATGTGCCATGCACAAAATCGATGGTTGCTTTTGTAAAAACTTTTCGAACAGCCTCTCGGATTGAATCATCTCCATTAGTAACAACAACCGATGGCACCTTATTGCACATGACCTCCAAAAAATTTTCCAGCAGCCATGTATATGATGTGATGCTCTCATCTAACACCAACCCAAAGCCAAATATACAAGTTTGCTTGTGATTGTTGCAGCCTGTTATATTTATTCTTCTTATATATTGAGTCGAATGCAAGGACATCGCCAAAGTACTAATAGTCAAGCCTACTTGCACCGTCTGCCCAGAATAAATTAGCAAGCATGTCATCCACAGTAAAATTATAGCGAGCCATAGACATTGGATCGGCATCAACTTTTTCCTCCATGTACACTATAGCCGAGTTCGCATCCCCGTCGACTATTCTAGCATGCCTCTTACTGTCAACGTAGTTATAAGCATTCTTCTTCAGGAAACCAACTAGAGAAAACCCTCCGGCCATGCCAGCCAGGTACTGTATCGTCTTCGACGTTAAAATTTCACACCCTTGCATCCCATTTATTTGGGCTTTTGCTGCTTCTGTCGTGGACCAAAAATATGAAATTAGGTGGACCGTGCCATGATTTGTCAGCGCATGGTTGTGCTTCGTGATAACCTTCTTCACCCTCCAGATGTTATTGCTCCGGTCAAGGTATATGCACATCCTCGCCTCACAGTTTGTCCTTGTCTCCAGCTTCTGAGGCCTCCTCCTATCCACTCGATTGTAATGTTTCCTATGTCTGAGCCCTTCTCTATTGCAAAAAAAATCTTTGCCTAATTAGGTTCCCTCCTCCATCCTTAAACATATCCCCCTTCCGACTTCTAAAACCATGAAATCTACCCAACTTTTGATAAAAATCATATGCATATTCTTTCGTTGGAAATATCTTTCTTAATATGTCGTCATTGGTCAGAGAAGCAACATCTCCGTAATCAACACCGTCGTCACTCCGTGTGTACAACACATCTTTCAAGTTGACTGTTTCTATCTACAAAGTCACCTGCATAACTCGTGACACAACCAATCATAACACACCAAAAGCAAGTCGTATAGATATTCTCTTATGTATATTATTCATAGGTATCGTTAAACTCTTGCATAGCTGAATATGTAACCTAACACACTTCAGTTTCCATCCACTGGGCGTAGCACTATATTCAATGAAACTACATTTCCTAAGTTAAAACCCACACAATTTTAACACTGACCTAATCTATATCTGCACAAGCACATACTAACATACCCACTGCCGGCGAGAACCGGACTAACATTTCTAGATATTTAATATTCATCAAAATCCATAACTCAGAACATACAGACCACAATTCAAAACCCACTTTAAGACGAATAAGGGATTTATAAACATCAGCGAGAAACCACTAAGAATGGAATAATAATCACTAGCCGCTAAATTCTACCCTACAACTTCCTATAGATAGAGGTACCAGAACATACCAATCGTGCTAGACTCCAATCGTATATGAGATGCCCTCTGGTACTGGCCAGCTGAAAAAAACCCCCAGTATCCTATATCCTTCAAGGACGAGGATATCCACATTCAGCTATTGCACCATCCGAGTATCACGACCAGTGTTCCCACGTTTCCTTCCCTTTAAGTCTTTAACTGTGCTTGATGAATATGTTGTCTTTTATTCATTTTCTTAATTTACAACGATAATCTAAATTTAAGATCCTACTGTCTTTGACCCGATTTGCTATTTTCACTTATGTTTACTTCTTCTTCGTTATTGGGTCGGCGTGAATAAAGTTCACTTTGATTACAGTCTCATTTAAAAAAATGTCAATACAAAACAATTCTTCAATAAAAAATAACGCCCAACACTACCGAAAAATCCAACTAGCCCACCAAGTGTGTTCTCCAAAAATTATTTAACCACATCCTTCCATTAACAATTACACATTAACAATTAATCCTCTACAATATTAGTGGCCTACATCTAAAAAGCACTTTTCTTTTCTACTTGTCTCAAGAAAATTCTGTATCCATGTGATACGATGGAGACATACACATAGCATCTATACGTCTAGATGTTTTTTGATGTCCATACCATAGTCTTTACCTAAAACAAAAACATCATCTATCAATGATCCAGAACAATGTTTCcaattttcaaattattatataattttttggtgGAACTATTAAAGAAAGTTTAAGCTTTAGAAGTACTAGCTTAGCTAGCTAGCTACAAGGTTATTATCAGTTAACTTTTTTGAATGATGAACCATTAGGCAATGTAATTATTTGCTAGGTATGGCCAATGTAATTTTCTCCCACATATATATGAAAGAAATGTTAGGTGAAtaacttaatttataattaagttcaattatttttttaattaatttttattgtgctAATAAGATATTGAACTAATTTAGTTAAACTTAATTATAACATTATTGTATAGTTAAATTAtttcattaaatataaattaaactaaTCAAACAATATATtacattaattttgataaatactcacataaaaatatttttatataaaaataatagttaataatcgtcaattaatttaatatatttaattaaactgtttaattatatattaatatcttcgtattattatttttacataaaaatatctttagaaTAGATACCTTAATATTTAAATCATGCATGGTTTTAAATTATGGTTCACAGTGGCGGAGTTTATTAATTGAGACAATGGGCATGAtccctccaaatttttttataaaaaaattagtagtaattttttaaaaaataaagaatagttTAGTTGACTCAAATACTTTATTATAACTCACTACAAAAAAAACAGAACTATTTTAACATGAGTTTTTTTAACAGCCATAATTAAacgtaaaaattaatatatatttttgacaaatatcacaaatgtcaaattctctatgttttcttgatgaataatttgaccgtagaaaattactcctcaattttgacactcatttgttttcaatttattcCACTATTCCTCTTTTTCACTGGGCTCCGTCGATTTTGGCATCACACTGCTCTCAGTCTGAGATCATACTACTCAtcctttatcttcaaaatctcagtttattcttcagtttcaagatctcatctcattctttgttaaaaatttttgttaaaaattttttatggtcaataagtgtcaaaataaatagtatttttgacggttaataagtatcatagaaaatatattctcaaatttttctaacaaattatttttgatagccaatatttatcaaaataagattcaAGCTTTTTTCacaattacttatatgttaaaaatactatttttgacaaaacttttattaacatattttcatagttacaatagtgtcaaaatttatttttttgacgaattttaattctttttttacacATATAACCTtcaaaaataatctatattgttgtagtgacTTAAAGCaccttctttaaaaaaatatgttattttacttCTCTATTCGCAACTCTCTATTCAAGTCACTAAAGACTCgaaaaatatcattataaactattttatatttttatctatagaattatttatttattatcttattaataacaaatttaaagaataattatatttataaattttattttgatataatattattattaaatttttatgttaaatatggccctcccaaaattttgtttcaaattccaCCACTGGTTTGCCCTGTAATAAAAATGCATtccacaattttttttcaaagatatattttttattgcatAAAAGAACTTTATACCTGTAGTACATTATGTCAAGACAAAAGAATTTTCCAATCGAgatgttaaataaaaattatctaatgggtaaaggagagaaagaaaacaattaagaaagaaagaagttccAAAGTGCTAATTACTACTGTTCATAGAGAAGGTGGTATGAGAAAATGATGTCGCCGGTATTCCTCCTCCAACAATATCGCCTGAGACAGAATTTTCCCAGTTCCTGGCGTTGGTCCTCGAAGATTAAAGCGTTCCGCGCTAACTAAATCTGCCATAGAAGGTAAGCCACCTGAGCACTTTTGATTCTGAAATTGGGTTTGGATTTCTCAGCTTCCATGAATTGACTCCACCAATCCCAAGCTTTTAGGTTAGGGTCGCGGGGAACAGTGCTAGCTACTGGGAAGCTGTTCAAAATTTGAAGAACTTCTGGGCAGAAGACAATGACATGCATCGGTGTCTCCGGCGCTGCCGATTGACAGCGGGGACAAAGGTTGCTAACATATGGTAATTTCTCATTCAATTTTGTTTTAACTGCAATGCTTTCATGGGCTAATCTCCAAGCAAATAATTTGACCTTTGGTGTTACTCTCATTTTCCATAAGGTCTTCCATATTTCTGAGTCTGCATATCGGGGATGGAGTGAATTCACTGGAGAGTGAAAAAATTGGTATGCTATACTATACCCATATTTTACCGAGTACTCTCCTGAGTTGTTATTGCACCATATAATCGAGTCTTCCTCTTCTGTGATAGgaatttgttgaatttgctgAGCTATGTCTAGTGGGAAGGCTTCCATAAGGAGTTGTTGATTCCATTCTCCCTCGGCTGTGATTAGCTGTCTAACCCAGGTAAGCGATTCATCTCTGCATTCATTAACTACAATGCAAAATGGTGGTTGGTCCCCAAACCATGGGTCTTATCTGATTCTAACAGGTCCCTGATTTGAAACTTTGCACTTAACTCCTTTCTCCAAAATTTTCCTTCCTTCCAAAAGACTCTGCCAAGCCCAGGATGGTCGATTTCCTGGTTTGGCTTCTGGATAGGATCTGTATCTGAAGTACTTATTCTTGAAGATTTTGTAGAAAAGAGAATGTGGTTTAGTCATCAGCCTCCATCCTTGTTTAGCTAACATGGCTAAATTGAATACCTTTAGGTCCTTAAACTCCATACCCCCGAAATTCTTTTCTCTGGTCATAGTGTTCCAACTGATCCATTGCATCTTCTTTTCATTCTGTTTCTTTCCCCACCAAAATTGCATCATTATTTGGTGCAGTTCATCCAAGAGGGTATCTGGGAGTTTGAAACAGCCCAGAGTATAAATTGGTATAGCTGAAACCACTGCTTTGATCAACACCTCCCTTCCACTAGCAGATATAAATGATTTCTTCCAATGCGGGAGCTTCTTCGCCACCTTCTCTTTTATAAAAGCAAATGTTTCTTTTTTGGATCTGTGTACTATGGAGGGTAGCCCCAAATATTTATCCTGCGTCCTAATATTTGGGACATCCAAAGATGCCGCTAGTTCAGTTCTGATGGGTAAAGGGGTGTTTTTGCTGAAAAACACAGCAGACTTGGAGAAATTAATTTGTTGTCCACTTAGTCTGCCATATAGTTGGAGAATTTGGGATAGATTAGAGCAGTTGTATTGGGTAGCTTTACAAAATAAGAGTGAATCATCGGCAAATAGGAGATGATGAATAGTCAGACATCTACTGTTCAATCGCAGTCCTTGAAAGAGGTTATTCTGTTCTCCTTTGTGGAGCAGATAGGATAGACCCTCTGCGCAGAAAAGAAATAGATATGGTGAGAGGGGGTCTCCTTGTCTGAGATCCCTACTTGGTTTGAAAAAACCAGTTGGTGTACCATCCATAATAACAGAATAGGATATAGTAGAGACACAAGCCTTCATCCATTCAATCCACTTTGAGCAAAAACCCAACTTCTTCATAATAAACCACACAAAACTccattccaccctatcatatgccttactcatatcaACCTTTATCGCCATGTTGTTTTTCCATGGGTTTTATTCTTTAGAAAATGCATGCATTCATGAGCCACACGAATGTTGTCGCTAATGAGTCTTCCCCGAATAAAAGCACTCTAATTGTCGCTTATTAATATACTCATAAAAGGTTGAAGTCGATGAACTAGAACTTTCGAGATAATTTTGTAGAAGACTGTGCAGAGACTGATTGGTCGAATTTGATTCATAGAAGTAGCTTGAGTCACTTTAGGTATCAAACAAATTTGGGTGTGGTTAAATCCCTTTAGAATACTGCTGCCACTAAAAAAACTTCTCACAGCCTTGCATACATCCCCTCTAATCCTGCCCCAATAGAACTGATAAAATTTTGCGGTGAATCCGTCGTCTCCTGGGGCGGCTTCTGCATTAATGGAAAATGCAGCCCTTTTAATTTCATCATCTGAGTCTGGTTTAGTTAGACTCCTATTCATTTCAGAAGAAACTTTGACTCTAAGTTCGGTGAAAATTTGAGAGGGATCTTCTGGATTATTGCTTTCAAATAGATCAACAAAAAACCTCTGTGCCCTGTCGCCAATTGCCTCGGGTGGGTGCACCAATTCCCCTCTTCATCCTCTAATTTCCatatcttctttcttctgtttctgGACTggttttttgcataaaaaaacttGGTATTTTGATCTCCCCATTTTAGCCAGCTCACTCTTGATTTTTCTTTCCAGTAGCGTTCCTCACTAATGTGGGCGGCAGCTAGTTCATCTTCTAATAATAGAATCTGTTCTTTGTCTGCTGTTGTTGGGTCTACCTTGGCCATTGATAATAGTGCTTTCAGCTCATCTATCTTCTTTTTAGAGTTACTTGTTCCAGCTGATTGCCATTTAACCAGTTCATGTCTGCACTTCTTTAATTTCTGAAACAGTTGGTACATTGATGAACCTGAAAAAGAAGTCAGTCATGCCTCAGATACAATTTTATCAACCTCTGCCATTTCACACCATCTCTCTTGAAATCTGAAGTGCCTCTTGCCCTTATGTGTTGTCTGGTTAGTGCACATCAAGAGCGGTCTGTGGTCTGATCCTGTGTCTTCTAAGTGAGTAACATTGGCCCAAGGATACTCCTCTCTTAGTTTAGGAGATATGAATCCTCGGTCTAGTCTTTCTCGAATATCACTATCTTGGCAACTTCGGTTCTACCAGGTAAACTTATCACCATTAAAACACATATCTATCAATTATCCTCTGTTGATAAAGTCTTGGAAAGATTGGATTGATTGAGTTGATTTTTCCCTTCCTCCCTATTTTTCTTGATTAGACAAAATTGCATTGAAATCACCAATTATTAAGTGTCGTTCTCCCCTATTCTCCATAAGATTTAGCATCACCTCATATTGGTTATTGCGAATGTGATCAGAGCTATGTAAATGTACTGCAAAGACTTCCCAAATCAGCTGTCTTTCTT
Coding sequences:
- the LOC140177889 gene encoding uncharacterized protein → MRNKAKRARTMGMDAGDAHIGATSTDGLTTKITEFDVTRSNDEKGHPSPISHLHEVHDFNLGTMNMSRLDNVAPGSDGNALREGTFGGLEIEEAKTSKLMEMVVSLAKAL